A window of the Salvelinus fontinalis isolate EN_2023a chromosome 14, ASM2944872v1, whole genome shotgun sequence genome harbors these coding sequences:
- the LOC129810984 gene encoding probable G-protein coupled receptor 88 — protein sequence MQNDSAQLEDCDVGHNAKISLAALYSLMCLFGTILNLLVVYLVVTFKKLRTASNAFIVNGCIADLLVCAFWMPHEAVGIYSGSPFPAGYQAFKDALLFLGITVSLLSHSLVAVNRYVLITKSPVTYLSIYQKRRTEWMISASWLSALGFILPWITSLRYPQEGCSYLPASAASLLKGGKPIFSDPFAAGTLALTIIGQTMVVLYCYLKIFRRVQISVKRVSILHFPIVNNLPYSFPRKDKRLGFYVLAVCFIFILTTQPLFWVLSIALFTTVPLALRTCSWMFFCTLFVTNPFLYTWKNEEFRKSFRSVLKGEFWRGSTVGVEPITINTISHLLPRQNSRRAFLAEIN from the coding sequence ATGCAAAACGACTCGGCGCAACTGGAAGACTGCGATGTGGGACACAATGCCAAAATCAGTCTTGCGGCACTCTATTCTCTCATGTGCCTGTTTGGGACCATTTTAAACCTTTTGGTTGTTTACCTGGTCGTGACATTTAAGAAACTTCGGACGGCTAGCAATGCGTTTATTGTGAACGGCTGTATAGCCGACCTGTTGGTGTGCGCATTTTGGATGCCGCACGAGGCGGTGGGAATTTATTCTGGAAGCCCTTTCCCGGCTGGGTACCAAGCCTTCAAAGATGCGCTCTTATTCCTCGGCAtcactgtctctcttctctcccattCCCTGGTCGCCGTCAACCGATACGTGTTGATAACCAAATCACCAGTGACCTATCTGTCCATATACCAAAAAAGACGCACAGAATGGATGATAAGCGCATCGTGGCTTTCGGCGCTGGGATTTATTTTACCCTGGATCACATCTTTACGGTACCCACAGGAAGGATGCTCATATCTCCCGGCTTCCGCAGCATCACTGCTCAAAGGAGGGAAGCCCATTTTCTCTGACCCATTTGCAGCTGGTACCCTGGCGTTGACTATTATTGGTCAGACAATGGTTGTTCTGTATTGCTATTTAAAAATCTTTCGAAGGGTGCAGATCAGTGTGAAGAGGGTCAGCATATTACATTTTCCTATCGTGAATAACCTTCCATATTCGTTCCCCAGAAAGGACAAGCGTTTGGGGTTCTACGTGTTGGCAGTGTGTTTCATATTCATACTCACTACACAGCCTCTTTTCTGGGTGTTATCAATAGCACTTTTTACCACAGTGCCATTGGCACTAAGGACTTGTTCGTGGATGTTTTTCTGCACTCTCTTTGTTACAAACCCATTTCTCTACACGTGGAAGAACGAGGAGTTTAGAAAATCTTTCAGATCCGTGCTCAAGGGAGAATTTTGGAGAGGGTCTACAGTTGGGGTTGAGCCCATCACAATTAATACAATATCTCACCTTCTGCCGAGACAAAACAGTAGAAGGGCATTTTTGGCTGAGATAAATTGA